TGTTAAATCTACCCTGCAGGTTCACAAATAGCAGAGATGATTTCCTATTGAATTTTTGGAGCTCCCTTAATGATTATAGCATATTGTAGCTACGAGTAGAACtcattttgtttgaaatcCGATCTATCATTCTCTTCCATCATTGGAAAGTATTCCGAGGCAGCAGCTTAAAAGCATTTCATGAACATGGCTACCGATGCAAGATAAAGTTCATTTACAAATCTAAAGATTGTCTTAAGACTTACGACGTCTTGTTTGCAAACTCTAAACAAAGTTGTTTATAATACTTCAAATGGATAAAAACCTTGCACAAAAGAACGCTCCAAACCAACTCTTCTGTCTATTGATTCTTCGCTCTCCCGTTGCAAAAATCTCATCTGCTCAGCTTTTGATAAATTTCATTCCGTCCACTCCTGTAACTCGATGACTTCAATCTACATTTACCGGTTAGGGGATTAGTTTGCATAATATATAGACTACGACACCGTCAGGTGCACCAAAATTCCAGAGTCACTGGCGTGACGTTGATTAAAGCCATCAACTTCAAGCATCAAAAAGCGTCCCTGGACCTCCTAAAcacatctctctcgctctcctgctgttggtgcagtAGATCCCAAGAGAGCCAAAGACCACCggtacaccatcatcagcgtaCAGCGAAGGAccgaccaggaccaggacggTCCAGGAGGAGTAACTTTTCACTTATAATTAGAGTCATCTGGCGCCCGGGCTCTAGGCCCGGCCCAAAAACTAGCAAACTAACCCTGCCCCAGTGTAAAATGTGTACTCACCGTGACGGGCAGCTCGAGCTCGTGCGTCTCGTTACCCCGCCAGACGCTCGAGTCGGGCGCGACGGTTTGGATTTCACAGTCCAGCGTATTAATTTTCTCGTGCAACCGAGACAGTGGCGCACCGGTTGGGCGTGTAATTAAGTGTTCGGCCGCCTGCACCACCGGTTGGCCAtttcgagtagcagcagcagcagttgttgtcgttgtcgcagcggacgtcgtcgtggttgtcgtcgtcatcatcaatggCGATGGTCGGTTCGCGGGTTTGGCGAGCTTTGCCGTGGCCGCAATGATCGCCGATGCGGCCGATCCGAGGGACTTTATCttgcgctgctgttggtgctgctgctgctgctgatcctgctGCTCCGAACCACCGGACGTAACGGAGTTGAAGCTTGGCTTCggtgccaccaacaccacggtTTCCGGTTCCTCGTTCAGCACAAAGTTGGTCTTCAGCGTGTGCTGCTTCAGTTCGCTCCGCGGAATGTTACCACCAgggccggttgccggttgcctgGAGATTGGTTTACGCGAACCACCGGCACCTCCCATCGATTGCGCTGACTTTGCACTGATAATGTCCTTCTCCGACAGGATGGCGGCGTTTGGCGGTTTGCCCGACtttccaccggcaccagccgaCGGTTGGCCAAGGCCAGTACGATTCAGTGGACTCGcgaccggcaccaccggctgATGATGCAACTCGCTGTACAGCTCCTTGCTGTTGTAGAACTTGGTGGTCGAAAATTCGGGTTTATCCTTCTTACCACCCGGGCCCACGGCCATATCGtggccactgccgccaccaccgcccatcCCTGGACCACTGTTATCCGTGTTGAACTTGGTGGCCGCAAAGTCAATCCTCTTGAGCGGTGCCTGCGTTTGGCTGGCGGCCAACAGTGCCAGCTTGCTTGCCGACGTCGAAGGATCATTCTTCTTGACGCGCCTCGGTATAAACAAACTAGAGCCACCGTAACCCGTCTTCACGATATCACTACCACTGACCGGAatacccatcatcatcatcccatctTCCTCGTTCTGTCCAGCCACGGTCGACGTAATGCCCGGTGTGCCAGGAGTCTGCGTCTGCGCCAGGTCCTGCTGTGAAGACGAGAACGTTACCGAGGAGATGGCAATCGTGATCACTTCGTCATCTTTGCCCGGCTCAACGTCATCGGTACTCGGGACCGCACCCGGTATTCCATCCCGGTATTCCATCGCATCGTCCGCATCATCGCCGGCGACCGTTCCCTCGAACGGACGGAAACCCTTGAAGTTCTCCTCGATCCGGCTAATGACCTCATCGTTCTCCTCCAGCTTCTCCGTGATGTTGTCAATCGTTGgtcgactgctgctactgctgctgctactcgtacCACGCTCATCACTTGCCGACGTCTCCGACGTATCATCGATAAGTTCGATCTCAATTTTAGTCGTCGAGATGTCGCTACCATCGCCAGCGCCGGtcgtattgctgctgctactgctgctggccggactaactggactgctgctgctactgctggcgctTGTCACCGTGCCAACGTTGAACGGTTTGTCCATTCCATCGGCCAATGCCTTCACGTCCAGCTCGGTCACCGTCAGTACCGGCAGCATATCGGACGGTTTCATGATGGTCGATTCGAACAGCTTCTCGCTGTCATCGTTGCGCAGTAGTTCCTTCTCTCGTTGCAGTTTCTCCGCTTCGCTCTCTTGCAGACTGTTATCCAGTGCTGGCtcttgctcctgctgttgctgttgctgctgctgaccttgGCCCTTAAAATCTTCCATCTTGGAGGGATAAAAGTCATCGATATTGATCTTGCTCGGATAGATGGACTtgtgcagtggtggtggtggttgctgttgttgtgccgcCAGAAGGTGCATCCTGCCACCCATCGAATCGGTCAGCAGCATGTTTTCGTTATCATTCTCACGCAATCCATTGTCGAACTCATCGGTCGTGATTTCCGCTATCTTGATGCGATATAGACCATTCTTCAGATTGCGCTCGACGTGAATCTCGTTGGAGAACGCATCGCCCTGGTGGGCATCATCCTTTTCCACCTCTTCCAGCAGTGGATTCGCGTCCTGGGGAACCGGGAcaacctcctcctgctccgctACTTGCGTGTTGATCGTTGCCGACGACTCTTGACCGCTGGCGCCATCGCCAGCCTCAGACACCTTCAACTCCACGTCGTCACCGGCAACACTTGACGGCGGAGGGCTTGTGGTGTCCACCGTGTCCTGGCCGTCCGGGTTCCGATGCAGCGGAGTGCTCTCCGGTGCGTTCGGTACAACACCTTCGTGAGTTAAGTTTTCCGCCTGAGTTCCGTTGGTTGGCTCGATTTGTTCGTCACTCGCGCGCTCCGTCCCCGTGACGACCTCCACCGTGAACAGCCGTATGCCGAAGCTAAAGACCGGCGTTTCACTCTCCGGTTCCAGGTCGCCAGCCGGCTTCTTATCCTCCGCTAGGTCACCGTCCGGGGCAGCGGAAGATCcgacagtagtagcagcagcagtagcggcaggagatgcatttgctgctgttgctgctgttgctgctggtgctgcagtggTCGCAGTATCCGGCTCGGTGCTTGGCACCTCCGTTGACTCTTCCTTGGTTGGCGCCGGGTTAGCGGCCTCTTCAACCGTTACCGACGCTGCTTCCGTCTGCGTGTCTACGgaggttgctggtggtggtgccggtgtggtGCCACTTTGGGTGGTGGCGGGTGTTTGGCCACTAGAGACAATTGTTCTTGACGCCATTAGGGGCGCTTGGGCGATTAGTGGTGGTATCAGCGAAGCGGAAGGTAGTCCCGTAGACAGCGTAGATGACACGTCTtctgacggtgacgatgatgatgatgatggcgatgatggcgacgatgacacATCTGGTGGTTGACTGTTTTCGATGGTAGCCGGCtgcggtgatgacgatgacacgcCACCATCCACGACGACGTCAGCGGAGTCTGTTGGCGCCTTCGTCGACGCCGGCGCTCCGTCGGAAGAGGGAGCGACGATAGTCGTCAACAACAGTGCTTCAGCATTGTCCTGCTCCTCCGGTACTCctccggtgttgctgctgctgctgctggtgcttggttCGTCGCTGCTCGTTGGCGTTTGAGGCGCCGCCATGGCACTGCTaactagcagcaccaggagtaGCGCCAACGCACCGCGCCGAGGTCTGCTCATTCTGGAGAGTGCAGTCTGCACGTCCGCAATGGCCACCGTCCGCGACACCCCGGGTATGGTTAGGTTAAACGGTGTTTCCTGTTTCCTACTGGCAAGGGGAGGGCGGTTGAttggcggttgttgttgttggtttgtgaTTGACTTCTTTTGTTTCGCGATCGATAGGTCGCTCGAGGTGGACAACCGGAGACGCCGGATCAGTTGCTTCTAGGTGCAAATCGATTCATTGAACTCACGGGTAGCGATCGGTGTTTCTGTTGGAGATAGCAAATAAGCGAAGGTTGGAATTAGGACGATGACTATTAGGaattaaaatacattttaaaaatgataatactatttattttttaagacAACTAAGAATAAGCATTTGAAcaaatgaaattttgaaaaaatgatAATAGTTTCGATTCTTCACTTATTGATTAGATTTTTTAGACGTTTTTACCTATTCTACACCAAACAAATCAGGTGTTTTTTGTTGACTTTTATAGAAATTAcaattgaaaagaaagaaagataatgAATTTCTAACCTTCTCACCTTTCTCAAGTGGTTGTTTATTATAAGAAGTTTTAAGTTTGACTATTAAATGTAATATACTTATAACTATGAGAAATGTTCTTCTATGAAAAACCGCCGAATTTTTgcaattgttttaataaagTTTACAGGTTCGTGAACCTGTGCTATTGGCGTTTGCTTTGTTCAACATCAAATTTATAAGGTTAGAAGGTTTACACTAtaatttttgccttttttgagAATCAAAACAATAATGTTAGTTCATTGAGGCTTTGTTTAACCCTCATCGGTCCCTCCAAAGCTACATTGGATCGGTTCTTGTGTATGCGTGCACATATACATATTTTAAATACCTTCATTAAAATTcgctaaaaacaaaactaacaaGTTTTTGTTACTGGTTTTGTTCATTGGAAggtatttattgaaaaaaatggaatacggttta
The sequence above is a segment of the Anopheles darlingi chromosome 2, idAnoDarlMG_H_01, whole genome shotgun sequence genome. Coding sequences within it:
- the LOC125959917 gene encoding mucin-17-like encodes the protein MSRPRRGALALLLVLLVSSAMAAPQTPTSSDEPSTSSSSSNTGGVPEEQDNAEALLLTTIVAPSSDGAPASTKAPTDSADVVVDGGVSSSSPQPATIENSQPPDVSSSPSSPSSSSSSPSEDVSSTLSTGLPSASLIPPLIAQAPLMASRTIVSSGQTPATTQSGTTPAPPPATSVDTQTEAASVTVEEAANPAPTKEESTEVPSTEPDTATTAAPAATAATAANASPAATAAATTVGSSAAPDGDLAEDKKPAGDLEPESETPVFSFGIRLFTVEVVTGTERASDEQIEPTNGTQAENLTHEGVVPNAPESTPLHRNPDGQDTVDTTSPPPSSVAGDDVELKVSEAGDGASGQESSATINTQVAEQEEVVPVPQDANPLLEEVEKDDAHQGDAFSNEIHVERNLKNGLYRIKIAEITTDEFDNGLRENDNENMLLTDSMGGRMHLLAAQQQQPPPPLHKSIYPSKINIDDFYPSKMEDFKGQGQQQQQQQQEQEPALDNSLQESEAEKLQREKELLRNDDSEKLFESTIMKPSDMLPVLTVTELDVKALADGMDKPFNVGTVTSASSSSSSPVSPASSSSSSNTTGAGDGSDISTTKIEIELIDDTSETSASDERGTSSSSSSSSRPTIDNITEKLEENDEVISRIEENFKGFRPFEGTVAGDDADDAMEYRDGIPGAVPSTDDVEPGKDDEVITIAISSVTFSSSQQDLAQTQTPGTPGITSTVAGQNEEDGMMMMGIPVSGSDIVKTGYGGSSLFIPRRVKKNDPSTSASKLALLAASQTQAPLKRIDFAATKFNTDNSGPGMGGGGGSGHDMAVGPGGKKDKPEFSTTKFYNSKELYSELHHQPVVPVASPLNRTGLGQPSAGAGGKSGKPPNAAILSEKDIISAKSAQSMGGAGGSRKPISRQPATGPGGNIPRSELKQHTLKTNFVLNEEPETVVLVAPKPSFNSVTSGGSEQQDQQQQQHQQQRKIKSLGSAASAIIAATAKLAKPANRPSPLMMTTTTTTTSAATTTTTAAAATRNGQPVVQAAEHLITRPTGAPLSRLHEKINTLDCEIQTVAPDSSVWRGNETHELELPVTTPEDCSAGSSCTPTTISWEGTADIQSGDVLIVEIDDQHLIPSNYNKSSEGAHHSTATVYQVTRLGHENCDITEGVLLDITPLVADGKKLVTLYDKDLTEGINLLIVVSEQWGQQCVRLKVTVKSDNCGENADCSGKGVCYSNNSMEGYECQCCSGFAGTHCEEIDACSPSPCTNNGICVDLSQGHEGNAYQCLCPYGYTGKNCQFESDPCNPSQCLNGGTCVGNSTHFRCDCTSGYTGPLCQHNLNECESSPCVHGICVDQEDGFRCFCQPGFSGELCNFEYNECESNPCINGGQCIDNIGGFSCKCTRGYTGKRCHIKVDFCANDPCPDGHRCIDHGDDFTCECPGGRNGPDCNQVPRTLCNVNPCANGGTCWTTEESFYCACRPGFTGKMCEENFVIDTMVSSSEMLSDTLANQNGLRAISGSTMYGEGDGLVTTHGGTGGKHSSAIELHNAYIAAGTLATAILIVAIVVTACHCKVHQSYRHFATKHRQLIPVFGRRSKPANANRHWLSGKGHQQQQQHQQHQQHHHHLPHQSHTNPNYNYGHQLPNSYAGMQPERIINKPLPMNLENDMYYTVDFGDSQNAPLIQ